From a single Mycobacteriales bacterium genomic region:
- a CDS encoding acyltransferase, whose translation MDLERRRTEAQWYAAEYRQRAKAKWSLRRAAAVGRKAIVLGRPKVDATDLEIGDDFKVWSGHRQTLISGWGRIRIGDRVFVNCGTVLLSVLEVTIGDDVALANEVYIMDSNSHGVEGRPHVEAPVHIGDGTWVGARAMILPGVTVGKRVVVAAGAVVARNVPDEVLVAGNPARVVRALEYPPGCRRAWHDAWGCVCPKLVAAPECRAEAQDTSAADEGAPGEPAA comes from the coding sequence GTGGACCTGGAGCGACGCAGGACAGAGGCGCAGTGGTACGCCGCGGAGTACCGCCAGCGGGCCAAGGCGAAGTGGTCGCTGCGCAGGGCGGCGGCCGTGGGGCGCAAGGCGATCGTGCTCGGGCGGCCGAAAGTGGACGCGACGGACCTCGAGATCGGCGACGACTTCAAGGTGTGGTCCGGCCATCGACAGACGCTGATCAGCGGTTGGGGCCGCATCCGCATCGGCGACCGTGTCTTCGTGAACTGCGGGACCGTCCTGCTGTCGGTCCTCGAGGTGACGATCGGTGACGACGTGGCGCTCGCGAACGAGGTCTACATCATGGACAGCAACAGCCACGGGGTGGAGGGCCGCCCGCACGTCGAGGCGCCCGTGCACATCGGCGACGGCACCTGGGTCGGCGCCCGGGCGATGATCCTGCCGGGTGTCACCGTCGGGAAGCGGGTCGTCGTGGCCGCCGGCGCCGTCGTCGCACGGAACGTGCCGGACGAGGTGCTGGTCGCCGGCAACCCGGCCCGGGTGGTGCGGGCGCTGGAGTACCCGCCCGGTTGCCGGCGCGCGTGGCACGACGCCTGGGGCTGCGTCTGCCCGAAGCTGGTCGCGGCACCGGAGTGTCGTGCTGAGGCGCAGGACACCTCCGCCGCCGATGAGGGCGCACCGGGGGAGCCGGCCGCCTGA
- the hemH gene encoding ferrochelatase: MTAATDGDSNLPPPVDALLLVSFGGPEGPQDVTPFLQNVTRGRDIPPARLEQVARHYLDTFGGVSPINAQVRALKAALEAELAERGPDLPVYWGNRNWHPLLTEALTRLRDDGRRHALAIVTSAFPSYSGCRQYREDWERARAEIRGAPLVSKLRHYWAEDGFLSPMAHHVQAVVPAPDARLVFTAHSVPTVLADTSGPSGGAYVEALGRAAAGVVRRLGRPYAWDLVFQSRSGPPSVPWLEPDVGDHLRALHARGVREVVLVPIGFTSDHVEVLYDLDVQAQQQVSHLTDFVVKRAATVGTDPQFVAMLRDLVVERLQGPELASHGDLATHDRCPRSCCPPPPHR; this comes from the coding sequence GTGACCGCAGCGACCGACGGCGACAGCAACCTGCCGCCGCCGGTGGACGCCCTGCTGCTGGTCTCCTTCGGCGGGCCCGAGGGGCCGCAGGACGTCACGCCGTTCCTGCAGAACGTCACCCGCGGGCGCGACATCCCGCCGGCGCGGCTCGAGCAGGTCGCCCGGCACTACCTGGACACCTTCGGCGGTGTCAGCCCGATCAACGCGCAGGTGCGCGCGCTGAAGGCGGCGCTCGAGGCCGAGCTCGCCGAGCGGGGCCCGGACCTGCCGGTCTACTGGGGCAACCGCAACTGGCACCCCCTGCTGACCGAGGCACTGACGCGGCTGCGAGACGACGGGCGGCGACACGCCCTCGCGATCGTGACGAGCGCCTTCCCGTCCTACAGCGGCTGCCGGCAGTACCGCGAGGACTGGGAGCGGGCCCGTGCCGAGATTCGTGGCGCGCCACTGGTCAGCAAGCTGCGGCACTACTGGGCGGAGGACGGTTTCCTGTCGCCGATGGCCCACCACGTCCAGGCCGTCGTCCCTGCGCCGGACGCCCGACTGGTGTTCACCGCCCACTCCGTCCCGACCGTCCTCGCCGACACGAGCGGACCGAGTGGCGGTGCGTACGTGGAAGCCCTGGGCCGGGCAGCGGCCGGGGTCGTGCGGCGGCTCGGGCGGCCGTACGCGTGGGACCTGGTCTTCCAGTCGCGCAGCGGCCCGCCGTCCGTGCCCTGGCTGGAGCCGGACGTCGGCGACCACCTGCGGGCTCTGCACGCCCGGGGCGTCCGCGAGGTGGTGCTGGTCCCCATCGGCTTCACCAGCGACCACGTCGAGGTGCTGTATGACCTGGATGTGCAGGCGCAGCAGCAGGTCTCGCACCTCACCGACTTCGTCGTCAAGCGGGCCGCGACGGTCGGTACCGACCCGCAGTTCGTGGCGATGCTGCGCGACCTGGTGGTCGAGCGGCTCCAGGGGCCGGAGCTGGCCTCCCACGGCGACCTGGCGACGCACGACCGCTGCCCGAGGAGCTGCTGTCCACCGCCGCCGCACCGGTAG
- a CDS encoding alpha-amylase family glycosyl hydrolase, whose amino-acid sequence MSWWRNAVVYEVYIRSYADSDGDGVGDLAGVRSRLPHLVDLGVDAIWLTPFYRSPMRDHGYDVADYYDVDPLFGDLAAFDRLLADAHASGLRVLVDVVPNHTSDRHAWFREALADPQSPMRRRYWFRDGHGDQPPNNWQSVFGGPAWTRDETTGQWYLHLFDSSQPDLDWGDRTVHEEFLRILRFWLDRGVDGFRIDVAHALYKRPDLADDPTAGQAAGLHDDDHAHIWDRDEVLEVYREWRRLLDGYDGERMMVGEVFLYDVPRVACYVGDDRLHQAFNFTVFKAPWGAVALRDVVERALVAFTPATWVLSNHDLPRHVSRYGGGELGRRRGLAVTALLLALPGSYYLYQGEELGLEEVDVPDDRRQDPVWLRTGGARPGRDGCRTPMPWSACEPGFGFSTGEPWLPFAADSAALAVEVQRRDPASTLSAYRRLLAARRALLQDDLGGDVVFLELGPDLLAFRRGSLLAVLNTAGEPVQVELEGKLLEATAEGAETDGRVLVLPAASTVWLRG is encoded by the coding sequence GTGAGCTGGTGGCGCAACGCGGTCGTCTACGAGGTCTACATCCGCTCGTACGCCGACAGCGACGGGGACGGGGTCGGTGACCTCGCCGGCGTCCGGTCCCGACTCCCGCACCTGGTCGATCTCGGCGTCGACGCGATATGGCTGACGCCCTTCTACCGCTCGCCGATGCGGGACCACGGCTACGACGTGGCGGACTACTACGACGTGGACCCGCTGTTCGGCGACCTGGCCGCCTTCGACCGGCTGCTGGCCGACGCCCACGCCAGCGGCCTGCGGGTTCTCGTCGACGTCGTGCCGAACCACACGTCGGACCGGCACGCCTGGTTCCGGGAGGCGCTGGCCGACCCGCAGTCGCCGATGCGGCGGCGCTACTGGTTCCGCGACGGGCACGGCGACCAGCCGCCGAACAACTGGCAGAGCGTGTTCGGCGGGCCGGCCTGGACCCGCGACGAGACGACCGGGCAGTGGTACCTGCACCTGTTCGACAGCAGCCAGCCCGACCTCGACTGGGGTGACCGGACCGTGCACGAGGAGTTCCTGCGCATCCTGCGCTTCTGGCTGGACCGCGGCGTGGACGGCTTCCGGATCGACGTGGCGCACGCGCTCTACAAGCGACCGGACCTGGCCGACGACCCGACGGCCGGACAGGCAGCCGGCCTGCACGACGACGACCACGCCCACATCTGGGACCGCGACGAGGTGCTCGAGGTCTACCGCGAGTGGCGCCGGCTGCTCGACGGCTACGACGGCGAACGGATGATGGTCGGCGAGGTCTTCCTCTACGACGTGCCGCGGGTCGCCTGCTACGTCGGCGACGACAGGCTGCACCAGGCCTTCAACTTCACCGTGTTCAAGGCGCCGTGGGGGGCTGTGGCGCTGCGTGACGTGGTCGAGCGGGCCCTGGTCGCCTTCACCCCGGCCACCTGGGTCCTGTCCAACCACGACCTGCCACGGCACGTGTCCCGCTACGGCGGTGGCGAGCTGGGCCGGCGGCGGGGGCTGGCCGTGACGGCGCTGCTGCTCGCGCTCCCGGGCTCGTACTACCTCTACCAGGGCGAGGAGCTGGGTCTGGAGGAGGTCGACGTCCCGGACGACCGGCGTCAGGACCCGGTCTGGCTGCGGACCGGCGGCGCCCGGCCCGGGCGGGACGGCTGCCGGACACCGATGCCGTGGTCGGCCTGCGAGCCCGGCTTCGGTTTCAGCACCGGCGAGCCGTGGCTGCCGTTCGCTGCGGACAGCGCGGCGCTTGCCGTCGAGGTCCAGCGACGCGACCCGGCCTCGACGCTGTCGGCCTACCGCCGGCTGCTGGCCGCCCGCAGGGCGCTGCTGCAGGACGACCTCGGCGGCGACGTCGTGTTCCTCGAACTCGGGCCGGACCTGCTCGCATTCCGGCGGGGCTCCCTGCTCGCGGTCCTGAACACCGCCGGCGAGCCGGTGCAGGTGGAGCTGGAGGGAAAGCTGCTGGAGGCAACCGCCGAGGGTGCCGAGACCGACGGGCGGGTGCTCGTCCTGCCGGCCGCCTCCACCGTCTGGCTGCGCGGCTAG
- the serB gene encoding phosphoserine phosphatase SerB: MSLLLTVTGPDHPGVTAALFDVLAERGAVISDVEQVVVHERLLLGVAVSGPGDGGLLRAALEARAGELSVEVAFTPLDDDEPPVRHGRHHVTVLGAPLEPAAFAAVARRLAACGANIERVLRLSSYPIAAYELLVSGGETARLRAELAAEAVAQRIDVAVEQATLWRRARRLVVLDVDSTLVQGEVIEMLAAQAGCEAEVARITAAAMAGELDFEASLRARVALLEGLPMSAVDAVRAQVRLTPGGRTLVRTLKRLGCAVGIVSGGFTCVTDDLVAELGLDHAMSNTLEVVDGRLTGRVLGRVVDRARKAEALREFAALQGVTMAQTVAIGDGANDLDMLAAAGLGIAFNAKPVVREAADAALSVPFLDAVLFLLGVPREEVEAADAADGL, from the coding sequence ATGAGCCTGCTCCTGACGGTCACCGGCCCGGATCATCCGGGGGTCACGGCCGCCCTGTTCGACGTGCTGGCCGAGCGCGGCGCGGTGATCTCCGACGTCGAGCAGGTCGTGGTGCACGAGCGGCTGCTGCTCGGCGTCGCCGTCTCCGGCCCCGGCGACGGTGGCCTGCTGCGGGCGGCGCTGGAGGCGCGGGCCGGCGAGCTGTCGGTCGAGGTGGCGTTCACCCCGCTGGACGACGACGAGCCGCCGGTGCGGCACGGCCGCCACCACGTGACCGTGCTCGGCGCGCCGCTGGAACCGGCCGCCTTCGCCGCGGTCGCCCGGCGCCTCGCCGCCTGCGGCGCCAACATCGAGCGGGTGCTGCGGCTGTCGTCCTACCCGATCGCCGCCTACGAGCTGCTGGTCTCAGGTGGCGAGACCGCCCGGCTCAGGGCGGAGTTGGCGGCAGAGGCGGTGGCGCAACGGATCGACGTCGCCGTGGAGCAGGCGACGCTGTGGCGGCGGGCGCGCCGCCTGGTGGTGCTGGACGTCGACTCGACCCTGGTGCAGGGCGAGGTGATCGAGATGCTCGCGGCGCAGGCCGGCTGCGAGGCCGAGGTCGCCCGGATCACCGCGGCGGCGATGGCCGGCGAGCTGGACTTCGAGGCCTCGCTCCGGGCGCGCGTCGCGCTGCTCGAGGGGCTCCCGATGTCGGCGGTCGACGCGGTCCGGGCACAGGTGCGGCTCACCCCCGGCGGCCGGACCCTGGTGCGGACCCTCAAGCGCCTGGGTTGTGCGGTCGGCATCGTCAGCGGTGGGTTCACCTGCGTGACCGACGATCTGGTTGCCGAGCTGGGCTTGGACCATGCGATGTCGAACACCCTCGAGGTGGTCGACGGCAGGCTGACCGGCCGGGTGCTCGGCCGGGTGGTGGATCGCGCCCGCAAGGCGGAGGCGCTGCGCGAGTTCGCCGCCCTGCAGGGCGTCACGATGGCCCAGACGGTGGCGATCGGTGACGGCGCCAACGACCTGGACATGCTCGCGGCGGCCGGGCTCGGGATCGCCTTCAACGCCAAGCCGGTGGTGCGCGAGGCGGCCGACGCCGCGCTGTCGGTGCCGTTCCTGGACGCGGTGCTGTTCCTGCTCGGGGTTCCCCGCGAGGAGGTCGAGGCGGCCGACGCGGCGGACGGGCTCTGA